The Saccharopolyspora gloriosae genome has a segment encoding these proteins:
- a CDS encoding NUDIX domain-containing protein → MAKRSAGILLYRMREGEPEVLLVHPGGPFWKNKDLGAWSIPKGEYGEDETPLSAALREFEEETGVRPAANSLIELGEVRQKSGKVVVAWAVWGEFEVGELRSNLVELAWPPRSGRTQSFPEVDRAEWFDPATARGKLVAAQAEFISRLLDALAPE, encoded by the coding sequence ATGGCGAAGCGCAGCGCGGGGATCTTGCTGTACCGGATGCGCGAGGGGGAGCCGGAAGTGCTGCTGGTGCATCCGGGCGGGCCGTTCTGGAAGAACAAGGACCTGGGCGCATGGTCGATCCCGAAAGGCGAGTACGGCGAGGACGAGACGCCGTTGTCCGCCGCGTTGCGCGAGTTCGAGGAGGAGACGGGCGTTCGGCCCGCCGCGAACTCGTTGATCGAACTCGGTGAGGTGCGCCAGAAGAGCGGCAAAGTGGTCGTGGCGTGGGCCGTGTGGGGCGAGTTCGAGGTGGGGGAGCTGCGCAGCAACCTCGTGGAACTGGCTTGGCCACCGCGTTCCGGGCGTACGCAGAGCTTCCCGGAAGTGGATCGGGCGGAGTGGTTCGATCCGGCGACGGCACGCGGGAAACTTGTTGCGGCGCAAGCGGAATTCATTTCGCGGCTGTTGGATGCGCTGGCCCCGGAGTGA
- a CDS encoding glycoside hydrolase family 3 C-terminal domain-containing protein: MATTPEAEVDGAWDVPALLRSLTIEQKVALLDGADFWSTEPLRDHDVPSIMLTDGPHGLRKQRTGGDHLGLADSVPATCFPTASGLASSWNVDLLGEVGRALGVECRAEDVAVLLGPGVNMKRTPLCGRNFEYFAEDPLLAGHLAAALVRGVQAHGVGTSVKHFAVNNQETERLTISAEVDERTLREIYLPAFEHVVRDARPWTVMCSYNRINGVYASENRWLLTELLREEWGFDGVVVSDWGAVNVRDESLLAGLDLEMPSSGGTGGEVILNAYRAGTLREQDIDVAAERVLRLIERTSSAPEAPEFDAERHHALAERAAIESAVLLKNDTDVLPLRPESTKVAVLGELARTPRYQGAGSSLVTPTRLDDALSALNSAGFAELRFAPGYEIEADAADPDLVAEAVRRAADADVAVLFLGLPPTAESEGYDRDHLSLPAHQLQLLREVAAVNEHVVVVLAGGAVVTVDEWQRHATAILQGWLPGQAGGSALAALLIGAANPSGRLAETIPVRGAHAPALGAGEHGVVRYGEGLLIGYRWYDAHELPVSHAFGEGLSYTTFDYTELDVAVLEDGPRPRVAVSLTVTNTGARDGQEVVQLYVADPACSVFRPEQELKAFTKVALRPGESSRVTLELDQRAFAYWNTPLGRWIVEGGEFELRAAASSRDVRLAATVELAGEPISDPLTPDSELGAWLDDPVAGGLLGEALAASPMGGLVGDPQHVQMMRSFPAARLTRFPGIPITQAQLREWAQAANRARR; this comes from the coding sequence ATGGCGACAACACCGGAAGCCGAAGTGGACGGAGCCTGGGACGTTCCCGCGCTGCTGCGCTCGCTGACGATCGAGCAGAAGGTGGCGCTGCTGGACGGCGCCGACTTCTGGAGCACCGAACCGCTGCGCGACCACGACGTCCCGTCGATCATGCTCACCGACGGCCCGCACGGCCTGCGCAAGCAACGCACCGGCGGTGATCACCTGGGGCTCGCCGACAGCGTGCCCGCGACCTGCTTCCCCACCGCCTCCGGCCTGGCCAGTTCGTGGAACGTGGACCTGCTGGGCGAGGTCGGGCGGGCACTCGGCGTCGAGTGCCGGGCCGAGGACGTCGCGGTGCTGCTCGGGCCGGGCGTGAACATGAAGCGAACCCCGTTGTGCGGCCGCAACTTCGAGTACTTCGCGGAGGACCCGCTGCTGGCCGGTCACCTGGCGGCGGCGCTGGTGCGGGGCGTGCAGGCGCACGGCGTGGGCACCTCGGTCAAGCACTTCGCGGTCAACAACCAGGAGACCGAACGGCTCACCATCTCCGCCGAGGTCGACGAGCGAACGCTGCGGGAGATCTACCTGCCCGCGTTCGAGCACGTGGTCCGGGACGCCCGGCCGTGGACGGTGATGTGCTCCTACAACCGGATCAACGGGGTGTACGCCTCGGAGAACCGCTGGCTGCTGACCGAGTTGCTGCGCGAGGAGTGGGGTTTCGACGGCGTGGTCGTGTCCGACTGGGGTGCGGTCAACGTCCGCGACGAGAGCCTGCTGGCCGGGCTGGACCTGGAAATGCCCTCGTCCGGTGGCACCGGCGGGGAAGTGATCCTGAACGCCTACCGGGCTGGAACGCTGCGCGAGCAGGACATCGACGTCGCGGCCGAACGGGTGCTGCGCCTGATCGAGCGGACCTCGTCGGCGCCGGAAGCACCGGAGTTCGACGCCGAACGCCACCACGCCCTCGCCGAGCGGGCGGCGATCGAGAGCGCGGTGCTGCTCAAGAACGACACCGACGTCCTCCCCCTGCGACCGGAGTCGACGAAGGTCGCCGTGCTCGGTGAACTCGCGCGCACCCCGCGCTACCAGGGCGCGGGCAGCTCGCTGGTGACGCCGACGCGGCTGGACGACGCGTTGAGCGCGCTGAACTCCGCCGGTTTCGCCGAGCTTCGGTTCGCCCCCGGCTACGAGATCGAGGCCGACGCCGCCGATCCGGACCTGGTCGCCGAAGCGGTGCGCCGGGCCGCCGACGCCGACGTCGCCGTGCTGTTCCTGGGGCTGCCGCCGACCGCGGAATCCGAAGGCTACGACCGGGATCACCTGTCGCTGCCCGCGCACCAGCTCCAGCTGCTGCGGGAGGTCGCGGCGGTCAACGAGCACGTCGTCGTGGTGCTCGCTGGCGGCGCGGTGGTCACCGTCGACGAGTGGCAGCGGCACGCGACGGCGATCCTGCAGGGCTGGCTTCCCGGCCAAGCGGGCGGCAGCGCGCTCGCCGCACTGCTCATCGGCGCCGCGAACCCCTCCGGCAGACTCGCCGAAACGATCCCGGTGCGCGGCGCGCACGCCCCCGCCCTCGGCGCCGGGGAGCACGGCGTGGTCCGCTACGGCGAAGGCCTGCTCATCGGCTACCGCTGGTACGACGCGCACGAACTCCCCGTGAGCCACGCGTTCGGGGAAGGCCTGTCCTACACGACGTTCGACTACACCGAACTCGACGTGGCGGTGCTGGAGGACGGGCCGCGGCCGCGCGTGGCGGTCTCGCTCACCGTCACCAACACCGGTGCCCGCGACGGGCAGGAGGTCGTCCAGCTCTACGTCGCCGACCCCGCGTGCTCGGTGTTCCGGCCGGAGCAGGAACTCAAGGCGTTCACCAAGGTCGCGCTGCGTCCCGGCGAGAGCTCCCGCGTGACGCTGGAACTGGATCAGCGCGCGTTCGCCTACTGGAACACCCCGCTCGGCCGCTGGATCGTGGAGGGCGGCGAGTTCGAGCTGCGCGCCGCGGCGTCCTCGCGGGACGTGCGGCTGGCGGCCACGGTCGAACTCGCGGGCGAACCGATCAGCGACCCGCTCACGCCGGACTCCGAGCTGGGCGCCTGGCTGGACGACCCGGTGGCGGGCGGCCTGCTGGGCGAAGCGCTGGCGGCGAGCCCGATGGGCGGGCTGGTGGGCGATCCGCAGCACGTGCAGATGATGCGGTCGTTCCCCGCCGCGCGGCTCACCCGGTTCCCCGGCATCCCCATCACGCAGGCACAGCTGCGGGAGTGGGCGCAGGCGGCGAACAGGGCGCGGCGGTGA
- a CDS encoding arsenic transporter, translating to MAEGLELVLTVVAGLIFVVTLALVIWRPRGLGIGWSALGGAAVALLTGVVAVPDVSTVVGLVWNATLAFVAIVLVSLLLDESGFFEWAALHVARWGAGRGRRLFVLVVLLGAVISAVFANDGAALILTPIVLQIMLVLRFTPTATLGFALATGFVADTGSLPLVVSNLVNIVSADFFGIGFARYALVMVPVGLVSVAASLAVLLWYFRRDIPEEYDLTVLAEPASAIRDRTTFRAGWAVLGMLLAGYFVAEPLRVPLSAVIGAGAVVLLAVAARWPGFLFRTERKVLVAHGEVPAAPEPGERRIAVGKVVREAPWQIVLFSIGMYLVVYGLRNQGLTQELAALFGHFGAHGTLTAAVGTGVVVAVLASIMNNLPTVLIAALAIAGAGATGLAHEAMVYANVIGSDLGPKITPIGSLATLLWLHVLDRKGLHVGWGRYFRTGIVLTVPVLLVTLLALAGWLTVIG from the coding sequence ATGGCGGAGGGGCTTGAGCTCGTGCTGACGGTCGTTGCCGGGTTGATCTTCGTGGTGACCTTGGCGCTGGTCATCTGGCGGCCCAGAGGGCTCGGGATCGGGTGGAGCGCACTCGGCGGGGCGGCCGTGGCGCTGCTGACCGGTGTGGTGGCCGTGCCCGATGTGTCCACTGTGGTCGGACTGGTCTGGAACGCGACGCTGGCGTTCGTGGCGATCGTGCTGGTCTCGCTCCTGCTCGACGAGTCCGGCTTCTTCGAGTGGGCCGCGCTGCACGTGGCCCGCTGGGGCGCTGGGCGAGGGCGGCGGCTGTTCGTGCTGGTGGTGCTGCTCGGCGCGGTGATCTCGGCGGTGTTCGCCAACGACGGAGCGGCGCTGATCCTCACCCCGATCGTGCTGCAGATCATGCTGGTGCTGCGGTTCACCCCGACCGCGACGCTCGGTTTCGCGCTGGCCACCGGGTTCGTGGCCGACACCGGGAGTCTGCCGCTGGTGGTGTCGAACCTGGTCAACATCGTGTCCGCGGACTTCTTCGGGATCGGGTTCGCCCGCTACGCGCTGGTGATGGTGCCGGTGGGCCTGGTCTCGGTGGCGGCGAGCCTCGCGGTGCTGCTGTGGTACTTCCGCCGCGACATCCCGGAGGAGTACGACCTGACCGTGCTCGCCGAACCCGCGTCGGCCATCCGGGACCGCACGACGTTCCGCGCCGGCTGGGCGGTGCTGGGCATGCTGCTCGCCGGGTACTTCGTGGCCGAGCCGCTGCGGGTACCGCTGTCCGCGGTGATCGGAGCGGGCGCGGTGGTGCTGCTGGCGGTGGCGGCGCGGTGGCCCGGATTCCTGTTCCGCACCGAGCGGAAGGTGCTCGTCGCGCACGGTGAAGTCCCGGCGGCGCCGGAGCCCGGTGAGCGGCGCATCGCCGTCGGCAAGGTCGTCCGGGAGGCGCCGTGGCAGATCGTGCTGTTCAGCATCGGCATGTACCTCGTCGTCTACGGCCTGCGCAATCAAGGCCTGACGCAGGAGCTGGCCGCGCTGTTCGGGCACTTCGGCGCGCACGGCACGCTCACCGCGGCCGTCGGCACCGGCGTCGTGGTGGCGGTGCTCGCGTCGATCATGAACAACCTGCCGACGGTGCTGATCGCCGCGCTGGCCATCGCGGGCGCGGGAGCGACGGGGCTCGCGCACGAGGCGATGGTGTACGCGAACGTCATCGGCTCCGACCTCGGACCGAAGATCACGCCGATCGGCAGCCTGGCCACCTTGCTGTGGTTGCACGTGCTCGACCGCAAGGGCCTGCACGTCGGCTGGGGACGCTACTTCCGGACGGGGATCGTGCTCACCGTGCCGGTCCTGCTGGTGACGCTGCTCGCCCTCGCCGGATGGCTGACCGTCATCGGCTGA
- a CDS encoding GDSL-type esterase/lipase family protein produces the protein MRAHMSRFLALLAVCGVLALAILVSDQNLPSLPQQPQRLPAAVVTLGDSTLSGEGGGRYVAGTNGENGDWCHRSPAAPVHQLALPPKVTPINLACSGAQAKLVGSADSPEHAEGSQADRLAELTERFRITDIVVQVGANDDPGFTDVVNRCVEAWATRAPGGCSEKMQDVWPQRVEAMRPKVVSALRDIRSVMQEAGYTPGAYSLVVQSYASPVGPDVDPRLNNLSGCPFQTGDLRWIRDTGVPQLSEGLRKAADEAGARFLDLSRAGHGHEACTPPQPDGTPAGQVPAPQDDTEWFTRLTVDWESLQDDYRAPHAMQESFHANPAGHAALAGCLGEFLAGTDERAACVTDDRGELRAIPEPAP, from the coding sequence ATGCGGGCGCACATGTCGAGATTCCTCGCACTGCTGGCGGTCTGCGGCGTCCTGGCGCTCGCGATCCTGGTCAGTGATCAGAACCTGCCGAGCCTGCCGCAGCAGCCCCAACGGCTGCCCGCCGCGGTGGTCACGCTCGGCGACAGCACGCTGTCCGGCGAGGGCGGCGGGCGATACGTCGCGGGCACGAACGGTGAGAACGGCGACTGGTGTCACCGCTCACCGGCGGCGCCGGTGCACCAGCTGGCGCTGCCGCCGAAGGTCACCCCCATCAACCTGGCCTGTTCCGGGGCGCAGGCGAAGCTGGTCGGTTCCGCCGACAGCCCGGAGCACGCCGAGGGATCCCAGGCGGACCGGCTCGCGGAACTGACCGAGCGGTTCCGGATCACCGACATCGTGGTGCAGGTCGGCGCCAACGACGACCCCGGTTTCACCGACGTCGTCAACCGGTGCGTGGAGGCGTGGGCGACCCGCGCCCCAGGCGGCTGCTCCGAGAAGATGCAGGACGTGTGGCCGCAGCGGGTGGAGGCGATGCGCCCGAAGGTCGTCTCCGCGCTGCGCGACATCCGGTCCGTGATGCAGGAAGCGGGCTACACGCCCGGCGCCTATTCGCTGGTGGTGCAGTCCTACGCCTCGCCCGTCGGCCCCGACGTGGATCCGCGGCTGAACAACCTCTCCGGTTGCCCCTTCCAGACCGGTGACCTGCGGTGGATCCGCGACACCGGGGTCCCGCAGCTGTCCGAGGGCCTGCGCAAGGCCGCCGACGAAGCCGGGGCGCGCTTCCTCGACCTCTCCCGAGCGGGCCACGGGCACGAGGCGTGCACCCCTCCCCAGCCCGACGGGACCCCCGCCGGGCAGGTGCCCGCCCCGCAGGACGACACGGAGTGGTTCACCCGGCTCACCGTGGACTGGGAAAGCCTGCAGGACGACTACCGCGCGCCGCACGCGATGCAGGAGTCCTTCCACGCCAATCCGGCCGGGCACGCCGCGCTCGCCGGCTGCCTCGGTGAGTTCCTCGCGGGCACCGACGAACGAGCGGCCTGCGTCACCGATGACCGGGGCGAGTTGAGGGCGATTCCCGAACCCGCACCGTGA
- a CDS encoding GtrA family protein has product MTGGRGPQWTVRARDVLTAMRSGAAGQAVLFAVIGGLATAVNAVVYLLLRGTFPTGLANVLALLLTTIGSSLLHKRVVFTGLRERPLRMHLQTAATFLFYCVSSSAALVLLGLVDDDPGSFAEALAVAAMSTVGGVARFVALRLWVFRRARGHRVAPEARAVAPIFAVPRER; this is encoded by the coding sequence GTGACCGGTGGCCGAGGGCCGCAGTGGACGGTTCGAGCACGTGACGTTCTCACGGCGATGCGGAGCGGGGCGGCCGGGCAGGCCGTCCTGTTCGCGGTGATCGGCGGGTTGGCCACCGCGGTCAACGCGGTCGTGTACCTGCTGCTGCGCGGCACGTTCCCGACGGGACTCGCGAACGTGCTGGCGCTGCTGCTGACCACGATCGGATCGAGCCTGCTGCACAAGCGGGTCGTGTTCACCGGCCTCCGGGAGCGACCGCTGCGGATGCACTTGCAGACCGCGGCGACGTTCCTGTTCTACTGCGTCTCCAGCAGCGCGGCGCTCGTCCTGCTGGGGCTGGTCGACGACGACCCCGGCAGCTTCGCCGAAGCCCTCGCCGTCGCGGCGATGAGCACCGTCGGCGGGGTCGCCCGCTTCGTGGCCCTGCGCCTGTGGGTGTTCCGCCGCGCTCGGGGACACCGCGTCGCGCCGGAGGCCCGTGCGGTCGCGCCGATTTTCGCCGTGCCGCGCGAAAGATGA
- a CDS encoding DNA polymerase IV: MERVVLHVDLDQFIVAVELLRRPELRGEPVLVGGIGDPTRRGVVAGASYEAREFGVHSGTPLRTAAKRCPQAVFLPLDRDAYLAASDTFTAALRDLSDVVEEAGWDEAYLLLDTDDATRSATELRGHVHTRTGLICSVGIGDNKLRAKTASGFAKPTAGVTDSGIFRLDAENWPRTMYERPPEALRGIGRRTAARLAERGLHSVGELAATDRFTLAEHFGPRNGPWLVAVARGYDPAPVHPEPYRPRSYGREITFQEDVTAPEPLRAELTRLSHLVAEDLAAHDLLASRVVVKLRDSHFRTHSHGVRPTTPTRDPATLAAASHEALAAFTLTRPTRLIGTRAELLTSTDTETEGR; this comes from the coding sequence GTGGAGCGAGTGGTGCTGCACGTGGACCTGGACCAGTTCATCGTCGCCGTGGAACTGCTGCGACGCCCCGAACTGCGCGGTGAACCCGTGCTGGTCGGAGGCATCGGAGACCCCACCCGCCGCGGCGTCGTCGCCGGAGCCTCCTACGAGGCCCGCGAATTCGGCGTGCACTCCGGAACCCCGTTGCGCACCGCGGCGAAACGCTGTCCGCAAGCAGTGTTCCTCCCCCTCGACAGAGACGCGTACCTGGCGGCCTCGGACACCTTCACCGCCGCGCTGCGCGACCTCTCCGACGTGGTGGAGGAGGCAGGCTGGGACGAGGCGTACCTGCTGCTCGACACCGACGACGCCACCCGCTCCGCCACCGAACTCCGCGGCCACGTCCACACCCGAACCGGACTGATCTGCTCCGTGGGAATCGGCGACAACAAACTGCGCGCAAAAACCGCCTCCGGCTTCGCGAAACCCACCGCCGGAGTCACCGACAGCGGAATCTTCCGCCTCGACGCGGAAAACTGGCCACGCACCATGTACGAACGCCCACCCGAAGCACTACGAGGAATCGGACGCAGAACAGCCGCCCGCCTGGCCGAACGCGGACTCCACTCGGTCGGCGAACTCGCGGCCACCGACCGCTTCACCCTCGCCGAGCACTTCGGCCCCCGCAACGGCCCGTGGCTCGTCGCCGTAGCCCGCGGCTACGACCCCGCACCCGTGCATCCCGAGCCGTACCGCCCACGCTCCTACGGTCGCGAGATCACCTTCCAAGAGGACGTCACCGCCCCCGAGCCATTGCGCGCCGAACTGACCCGCCTCTCCCACCTCGTCGCCGAAGACCTCGCCGCACACGACCTGCTCGCGAGCCGGGTCGTGGTCAAACTCCGCGACTCCCACTTCCGCACCCACTCCCACGGCGTCCGCCCCACTACGCCCACCCGAGATCCCGCGACCCTCGCCGCCGCCTCCCACGAAGCCCTCGCCGCCTTCACCCTCACCCGTCCCACCCGCCTGATCGGCACCCGCGCCGAACTCTTGACCAGCACCGATACCGAAACCGAGGGCCGATGA
- a CDS encoding FxsA family protein encodes MPILLLLLAIGVVEISVLVLVGNAVGVLPTIGLLIAAAALGSWLLRREGRRAFEAFNEAARLRRPPEREVADGVLIVGGGLLIVLPGFVSDVFGLLCLLPPTRAFLRRRLQRSAERRAEQMQQRMSANPGWAGGMPGARFPGAGRPGAGHRDDGDVIDGEVVSVSEDDIPRQHPSLDASTQAERPDGGAPR; translated from the coding sequence TTGCCCATTCTCCTGCTGCTCCTGGCCATCGGCGTCGTGGAGATCAGCGTGCTCGTGCTGGTCGGCAACGCCGTCGGCGTGTTGCCCACGATCGGCCTGCTGATCGCGGCCGCCGCCCTCGGCAGCTGGCTGCTGCGCAGGGAAGGCCGCCGCGCGTTCGAGGCTTTCAACGAGGCCGCGCGGCTGCGCAGGCCACCGGAGCGGGAGGTCGCCGACGGCGTGCTGATCGTCGGTGGCGGTCTGCTCATCGTGCTTCCCGGATTCGTCAGCGATGTGTTCGGCCTGTTGTGCCTGCTGCCGCCGACCAGGGCGTTCCTGCGCCGCCGCCTGCAGCGCAGCGCGGAACGCCGTGCCGAGCAAATGCAGCAGCGGATGAGTGCGAACCCGGGCTGGGCCGGCGGCATGCCGGGCGCCCGGTTCCCCGGTGCGGGACGGCCCGGCGCGGGCCACCGCGACGACGGCGACGTCATCGACGGTGAGGTCGTGTCGGTCAGTGAGGACGACATCCCGCGCCAGCACCCTTCGCTGGACGCGTCGACGCAGGCAGAGCGCCCGGACGGCGGGGCGCCGCGGTGA
- a CDS encoding family 43 glycosylhydrolase translates to MSADETGTQLNQEYPPNWPEKEPYGVADVRQDLWPRDDNSRVLELELRPRDEELGRIWIRDTYVNCFVVDGSPLYVATGTTRAAGAGGAGPWNDGIFVWTADSLDGPWKLVDTTGVRPDAEKGKVWSPEFVGENEPGRTVVAPWQEYWHDEEFGKRGNAWAPEVHYFRGTWYIVACMGDHSRKVGSFMLKSTGGIEGPYRVVEGNLEKPFGELVSGGPDWIDPNAYFHIDGGLYAEGDKAWLVLHNDLYAEFREDMEDIVQTTNLPKFEQTRYSSEPYLEGAYVFKHEGKYYLVHAAWDWKFDGDRYAYDTTEGARYQYDAIVAVSDEFEGPYSKRWTAGVGAGHNNIFADADGRLWATFFRNPAAGYWADRGEDAAVAGVVRMEWTGPEGNRIYVQRK, encoded by the coding sequence ATGTCCGCCGACGAGACCGGCACGCAGCTGAACCAGGAGTACCCGCCGAACTGGCCGGAGAAGGAGCCCTACGGCGTCGCCGATGTCCGGCAGGATCTGTGGCCTCGGGATGACAACTCCCGCGTTCTCGAGCTCGAGCTGCGCCCTCGGGACGAGGAGCTCGGCAGGATCTGGATCCGCGACACCTACGTGAACTGCTTCGTCGTCGACGGGAGTCCGCTCTACGTCGCCACCGGCACCACTCGCGCAGCCGGTGCCGGCGGGGCAGGGCCGTGGAACGACGGGATCTTCGTGTGGACCGCGGACTCCTTGGACGGGCCGTGGAAGCTGGTCGACACGACCGGCGTCCGGCCCGATGCGGAGAAGGGCAAGGTGTGGTCGCCGGAGTTCGTCGGCGAGAACGAGCCGGGACGCACCGTCGTCGCCCCGTGGCAGGAGTACTGGCACGACGAGGAGTTCGGCAAGCGCGGCAACGCGTGGGCGCCCGAGGTGCACTACTTCCGCGGCACCTGGTACATCGTCGCGTGCATGGGCGATCATTCCCGCAAGGTCGGTTCGTTCATGCTCAAGAGCACGGGGGGAATCGAAGGGCCGTACCGGGTCGTCGAGGGCAACTTGGAGAAGCCGTTCGGCGAGCTGGTCTCGGGCGGGCCGGACTGGATCGACCCGAACGCCTACTTCCACATCGACGGTGGTCTCTACGCCGAAGGCGACAAGGCGTGGCTGGTGTTGCACAACGACCTGTACGCCGAATTCCGGGAGGACATGGAGGACATCGTCCAGACGACGAACCTCCCGAAGTTCGAGCAGACGCGGTACTCGTCCGAGCCGTACCTCGAGGGCGCTTACGTGTTCAAGCACGAAGGGAAGTACTACCTGGTGCACGCCGCCTGGGACTGGAAGTTCGACGGCGACCGGTACGCCTACGACACGACCGAAGGTGCGCGGTACCAGTACGACGCGATCGTCGCCGTCTCGGACGAGTTCGAAGGGCCGTACTCGAAACGCTGGACCGCGGGCGTCGGCGCCGGTCACAACAACATCTTCGCGGATGCCGACGGCCGGCTGTGGGCGACGTTCTTCCGGAATCCGGCCGCCGGCTACTGGGCCGACCGGGGCGAGGACGCCGCGGTGGCCGGGGTGGTGCGGATGGAGTGGACCGGGCCGGAAGGGAATCGGATCTACGTCCAGCGGAAGTGA
- a CDS encoding MFS transporter has product MAVGHVPDAVADDAAPRNSTRQVVVASLVGTSIEFYDFYVYATAAVLVFPKLFFPAGDPTAATLQSLATFAIAFIARPVGSALFGHFGDRIGRKSTLVASLLTMGISTVLIGLLPGYASIGVAAPLLLALCRFGQGLGLGGEWGGAALLATENAPAGKRAIFGTFPQLGAPIGFFVANGLFLLLSETMDDATFLAWGWRVPFLVSAVLVIVGLWVRLSLHETPAFAKVVESGERAKVPFVQVFRTGLKGLVLGTFIMLATYVLFYLMTVFTLSYGTAESGLGYSRSEFLVFLLIGVVFFGLTVPIAGLLADRFGRRPTLLVITSAIIVFGLLMGPWFGNGSLPAVLSFLIVGLALMGLTFGPMGAVLPELFPTAVRYTGASVSYNLASLLGASVAPYIATWLAGSHGVGWVGVYLAAMGGLTLIALFVSRETKDSTLD; this is encoded by the coding sequence ATGGCGGTCGGCCACGTTCCCGATGCCGTCGCGGATGACGCCGCGCCGCGCAACTCCACTCGCCAAGTCGTGGTGGCCAGCCTCGTAGGAACCTCCATCGAGTTCTACGACTTCTACGTCTACGCCACCGCGGCCGTCCTGGTGTTCCCGAAGCTCTTCTTCCCCGCAGGTGATCCCACCGCCGCCACCTTGCAGTCGCTGGCGACGTTCGCCATCGCCTTCATCGCGCGTCCGGTCGGTTCGGCGTTGTTCGGGCACTTCGGCGACCGCATCGGCCGCAAGTCGACGCTGGTCGCGTCGCTGCTGACGATGGGGATTTCGACGGTGCTCATCGGACTGCTGCCCGGCTACGCGTCGATCGGCGTGGCCGCCCCGCTGCTGCTGGCGCTGTGCCGATTCGGCCAGGGCCTCGGTCTCGGCGGCGAATGGGGCGGTGCGGCCCTGCTGGCCACCGAGAACGCGCCCGCGGGCAAGCGCGCCATCTTCGGCACGTTCCCGCAGCTCGGCGCCCCCATCGGGTTCTTCGTGGCGAACGGGCTGTTCCTGCTGCTGTCCGAAACGATGGACGACGCGACGTTCCTGGCCTGGGGCTGGCGAGTGCCGTTCCTGGTTTCCGCGGTGCTCGTCATCGTCGGCCTGTGGGTCCGGCTGAGCCTGCACGAAACGCCCGCGTTCGCGAAGGTCGTCGAATCCGGCGAACGAGCCAAGGTTCCCTTCGTGCAGGTCTTCCGCACCGGCCTCAAGGGACTGGTGCTCGGCACGTTCATCATGCTGGCCACCTACGTGCTGTTCTACCTGATGACCGTGTTCACCCTGTCCTACGGCACCGCCGAGTCCGGGCTCGGCTACAGCCGCTCCGAGTTCCTGGTGTTCCTGCTCATCGGCGTCGTGTTCTTCGGCCTGACCGTGCCCATCGCGGGCCTGCTGGCCGACCGCTTCGGCCGCCGCCCCACGCTGCTCGTGATCACCTCGGCGATCATCGTGTTCGGGCTGCTGATGGGGCCGTGGTTCGGGAACGGTTCACTGCCCGCGGTGCTCAGCTTCCTCATCGTCGGCCTCGCCTTGATGGGCTTGACGTTCGGCCCGATGGGCGCGGTGCTGCCGGAGCTGTTCCCGACCGCGGTGCGCTACACCGGCGCGTCGGTGTCGTACAACCTGGCGAGCCTGCTCGGCGCCTCCGTGGCGCCCTACATCGCGACCTGGCTCGCAGGCAGCCACGGCGTCGGCTGGGTCGGCGTCTACCTCGCCGCGATGGGAGGGCTGACGCTCATCGCACTGTTCGTCAGCCGTGAAACGAAGGACTCGACGCTGGACTGA